Within Phycisphaerales bacterium, the genomic segment GCTGCTGCTCGGCCGCTGAGACCTCTGTCAACGCGCGCCCCAGGGCGTCCGCGATGTCATGCAGTCGATTGGTATATTGCGGTGCACGGTCACGGAGCATCAGGCCCGCCGCCGCAGCCGTTGCGGGTGGACTGCTCTCGGAAACCCCGCGGACAAGATCCCGAAAGCGTCGTACATCTTCCGGCCGAAAGGCCAGACTATCTCCACGCGGGCGGGTCAACTCGAAGACAGCCAGTGTGAAGCGTTCTGCACGTTCCTGGCCGAGCCACGCCCAGCTCTCCCAATAAGCCGCACACACAAGCTGCAACACCTCCACGGCGGCGCGCTCGTCCCTTGCGAGCGCGCGCAAGCCATCGGCGGCTCGTCGCAGCTCCCCCTCGGCCTGCGTCAGCGCCGTGGCGGTGGCGCCGACCCGATCGGCCACAGTGGCCCGCTCCAGCACCAGGTAGCGCTCCAGCCGGTCGAGCCAGTACGCCGTCAGATCGCTCAGGACCGAGCGGTCACCAAGCAAGGCCCGGGCGCGGAGCGCTGCCGGTCGTAATGGCGACAGCTCCTCGGCGCGACGCAGCAGTTCGAGCCAGGCCGCCAACTGCCCGGGATGTTCTGTTCCAACCCCACTAAGAAGATCCAGCGCTGCGATGCAGGCCAGCAGTTTCGGCACGTCTCGACCCGGCGCGTCCAACACTGCACCCAGTGCTTCCGCCAACGCCGGCGCAGCAGGAATGCTGACACCATGATAAGCAGACAGCGCGGCCGCGCGCTCCTCTGCCGTGCGGGCCCCCAGCAGGGCCGCCGCCAGCTCGGCGCCGGGAACAGTCTGCGGCCGATCGACAAAGAGCTCCGGAGATGCCGGACGCGTACGGATCCACCACGTATTTGCTGCAATCCACAAGAGGAGCAGGGCCACACCGGAACCCAATACAAGCGTGACCCAGCGGTGCCACGGCCACAGCGCCAGCCGGCCGCGTAGGGGGAGTCGCCGACCGGCCACGAGGTCGTACGCGCAGCGACGGCAGAGCGTCGCTGTCGGACCGAGTTCGTGCTTGCAACGAGGACAGATGCGACCCTCCATGGGCGAGGCGCTGTCCGGCTCGGGCAGAAGTGCGTCCAAAACATGCCGTGGCAGTGGCACGGTGAACGAAACACCGCACTCCGGGCACGGATGTACACCCCCGGCGACCGCATCGGGTACGACCACGGCCTCGAAACAATGCGGGCAACGGACTCGCAGTGGCATCCCGTACTCACCTGTTCCGGGGGGCGGGCACCGAGCCCTACAGTTCTTCTGAAAGCGTTGTAGAGCGGCACCGCCCCGG encodes:
- a CDS encoding zinc ribbon domain-containing protein, which codes for MPLRVRCPHCFEAVVVPDAVAGGVHPCPECGVSFTVPLPRHVLDALLPEPDSASPMEGRICPRCKHELGPTATLCRRCAYDLVAGRRLPLRGRLALWPWHRWVTLVLGSGVALLLLWIAANTWWIRTRPASPELFVDRPQTVPGAELAAALLGARTAEERAAALSAYHGVSIPAAPALAEALGAVLDAPGRDVPKLLACIAALDLLSGVGTEHPGQLAAWLELLRRAEELSPLRPAALRARALLGDRSVLSDLTAYWLDRLERYLVLERATVADRVGATATALTQAEGELRRAADGLRALARDERAAVEVLQLVCAAYWESWAWLGQERAERFTLAVFELTRPRGDSLAFRPEDVRRFRDLVRGVSESSPPATAAAAGLMLRDRAPQYTNRLHDIADALGRALTEVSAAEQQQLTWTISELRGRMFGPTPRKHPLEVAAGEVATAAAWALPGRALELHAEYPGVPRLRVRATTPERQMEVDLLVQLEGGWELAQHALDRWLSLGLGVTPRLERWLHPGQRAPEYPAVSAALVVVALSNNDGYARELALWREARDQPAWVRALAYTVASSLEARRGELRSGWPAQLELDDIAALDAGRPGWDWFGRVIAAGGPRMRARLEQAPPTVLDSAVRARLMEAVRKAGL